The following are encoded together in the Micromonospora lupini genome:
- a CDS encoding S9 family peptidase yields MTTETAPPAAKRVPTERTHHGDTVVDEYAWLAAKDDPETIAYLTAENTYTEERTAHLAALRAELFEETRQRTRETDLSVPTRKGAHWYYTRTIEGQQYGVHCRRAVRDGETDPPVSADGAPLDGEEVLLDGNLLAEGHDFFSLGAFDVSPDGRWLAYSTDFSGDERFTLRVKDLSTGELLPDEVPDTFYGTAWSADASVLFYVTVDDAWRPNRVWRHTIGAAAADDVVIHQEDDERFWVGVELTRSEKFILIDIHSKVTSEVLVIPAGNPTGAPAVIAPRRQGVEYAVEHHGHRFLILHNDGAEDFALAFTSADTPGDWVPLIEHTPGTRLEAVDAFANHLVVSLRTEGLTGLRVLPVGSDDSYDIDFPEPLYSVGLDANPEYRTGQIRLRYSSLVTPDSVYDYDLVTRQMVLRKQKPVLPGPDGRPYDPAEYEQHRDWALADDGTRVPISLVCRVGTPRDGSAPCELYGYGSYEASMDPWFSVARLSLLDRGVVFAVAHIRGGGELGRRWYDQGKMLAKKNTFTDFVACARHLVKSGWTAGDRLVARGASAGGLLMGAVANLAPDAFAGIVAQVPFVDALTSILDPSLPLTVTEWEEWGNPLDDPEVYEYMKSYTPYENVAAVDYPAILAVTSLNDTRVLYSEPAKWIARLRATAPQGDYLLKTEMGAGHGGPSGRYDAWREEAFINAWILDRLGRA; encoded by the coding sequence GTGACCACCGAGACTGCCCCGCCCGCGGCGAAGCGGGTGCCCACCGAGCGCACCCACCACGGCGACACAGTCGTCGACGAGTACGCCTGGCTCGCCGCCAAGGACGACCCGGAGACGATCGCCTACCTGACCGCCGAGAACACGTACACCGAGGAGCGCACCGCGCACCTGGCCGCCCTGCGCGCGGAGCTGTTCGAGGAGACCCGTCAGCGCACCCGGGAGACGGACCTCTCCGTGCCCACCCGCAAGGGCGCGCACTGGTACTACACCCGGACGATCGAGGGCCAGCAGTACGGGGTGCACTGCCGGCGCGCGGTCCGCGACGGCGAGACCGACCCGCCGGTCAGCGCGGACGGCGCCCCGCTCGACGGCGAGGAGGTGCTGCTCGACGGCAACCTGCTGGCCGAGGGGCACGACTTCTTCTCGCTGGGCGCGTTCGACGTCAGCCCGGACGGGCGCTGGCTGGCGTACTCGACGGACTTCTCCGGCGACGAACGGTTCACCCTGCGCGTGAAGGACCTGAGCACCGGCGAGCTGCTGCCGGACGAGGTGCCCGACACGTTCTACGGCACCGCCTGGTCTGCCGACGCGTCGGTGCTGTTCTACGTGACTGTCGACGACGCCTGGCGGCCGAACCGGGTGTGGCGGCACACCATCGGCGCCGCCGCCGCCGACGACGTGGTGATCCACCAGGAGGACGACGAGCGGTTCTGGGTGGGCGTGGAGCTGACCCGGTCGGAGAAGTTCATCCTGATCGACATCCACAGCAAGGTCACCAGCGAGGTGCTGGTGATCCCGGCCGGCAACCCCACCGGGGCGCCGGCCGTGATCGCGCCCCGCCGGCAGGGCGTCGAGTACGCCGTGGAGCACCACGGCCACCGCTTCCTGATCCTGCACAACGACGGCGCGGAGGACTTCGCGCTGGCGTTCACCTCGGCGGACACCCCGGGCGACTGGGTGCCGCTGATCGAGCACACCCCGGGCACCCGCCTGGAGGCGGTCGACGCGTTCGCGAACCACCTGGTGGTGTCGCTGCGCACCGAGGGGCTCACCGGCCTGCGGGTGCTGCCGGTCGGCAGCGACGACTCGTACGACATCGACTTCCCCGAGCCGCTCTACAGCGTGGGGTTGGACGCCAACCCGGAGTACCGGACCGGGCAGATCAGGCTGCGGTACTCGTCGCTCGTCACCCCCGACTCGGTGTACGACTACGACCTGGTCACCCGCCAGATGGTGCTGCGTAAGCAGAAGCCGGTGCTGCCCGGCCCGGACGGGCGGCCGTACGACCCGGCGGAGTACGAGCAGCACCGCGACTGGGCGCTCGCCGACGACGGCACGCGGGTGCCGATCTCGCTCGTGTGTCGGGTCGGCACGCCCCGGGACGGCTCGGCGCCCTGCGAGCTGTACGGCTACGGCTCGTACGAGGCCAGCATGGATCCCTGGTTCTCGGTGGCCCGCCTGTCCCTGCTGGACCGGGGCGTGGTCTTCGCGGTGGCGCACATCCGCGGCGGTGGAGAGCTGGGCCGGCGCTGGTACGACCAGGGCAAGATGCTGGCCAAGAAGAACACCTTCACCGACTTCGTCGCCTGCGCCCGGCACCTCGTCAAGTCCGGTTGGACGGCCGGCGACCGGCTCGTCGCCCGGGGCGCCTCGGCCGGTGGGCTGCTGATGGGCGCGGTCGCCAACCTCGCCCCGGACGCGTTCGCGGGGATCGTGGCGCAGGTGCCGTTCGTGGACGCGCTCACCTCGATCCTCGACCCGTCGCTGCCGCTCACCGTCACCGAGTGGGAGGAGTGGGGCAACCCCCTCGACGACCCCGAGGTCTACGAGTACATGAAGTCGTACACGCCGTACGAGAACGTCGCGGCGGTGGACTACCCGGCGATCCTCGCGGTGACCAGCCTCAACGACACGCGAGTGCTCTACTCCGAGCCGGCGAAGTGGATCGCACGGCTGCGGGCGACCGCCCCGCAGGGCGACTACCTGCTCAAGACCGAGATGGGTGCCGGGCACGGCGGCCCGAGCGGACGCTACGACGCGTGGCGGGAGGAGGCGTTCATCAACGCCTGGATCCTGGACCGCCTCGGTCGCGCCTGA
- a CDS encoding FtsX-like permease family protein yields MRPATLVRLALAGNRTDTARVVLTALSALLATLAGLAALTVLAIQKPAGDAWAESEQYRNELLREPGLRGGTAFALLMLAIPVLALAGQCARLGAPARDRRLAALRLAGATPGQVTGLAVLETGLASLLGTIAGLGVYLVGRELLHRPDEQGRLALPTDVLPSAGALVAVVLGLPLLAAAATALMLRTVTTSPLGVSRKAVRERGPRPWAGLLIGLGLVSFVAVRPVLGRMDGNDVLWGWVLPLLLLAGGLAAMVGVVVGTGWISHTCGRLLHRHARGASALLAAGRLMADPWAGSRTFAALLAAVIFGAGAAAQRAYFAVQDQVDREQSRLAGVDADINPFYLSTMDLVDAAVAVAVLIAAGGLIVALVEGIVARRRAYAALVATGVPRGTLSGSVAWQALTPAVPAILLALTVGALLGRGLFPSVSTGGSSTMVCDATAALCADPATRDQYTRIVQIAEAERVIPVPLEQLAWLGAGALAAVLVTVGVGLLFLRVSTAVDELRTA; encoded by the coding sequence GTGAGGCCGGCGACGCTTGTGCGGCTCGCGCTGGCCGGCAACCGGACCGACACGGCACGGGTGGTGCTGACCGCGCTCAGTGCCCTGCTGGCGACGCTGGCCGGGCTGGCGGCGCTCACCGTGCTGGCGATCCAGAAACCGGCGGGTGATGCCTGGGCGGAGTCCGAGCAGTACCGCAACGAGTTGCTGCGTGAGCCGGGATTGCGCGGGGGGACGGCGTTCGCGCTGCTGATGCTGGCCATCCCGGTGCTGGCGCTGGCCGGCCAGTGCGCCCGACTCGGCGCGCCGGCGCGGGACCGGCGACTCGCCGCCCTCCGGCTGGCCGGTGCCACGCCCGGTCAGGTCACCGGCCTGGCGGTGCTGGAGACCGGCCTGGCGAGCCTGCTCGGCACCATCGCCGGGCTGGGCGTCTACCTGGTCGGTCGCGAGCTGCTGCACCGGCCGGACGAGCAGGGTCGCCTGGCCCTGCCCACCGACGTGCTGCCGTCGGCAGGCGCGCTGGTCGCGGTGGTGCTGGGTCTGCCGCTGCTGGCGGCGGCAGCCACCGCCCTGATGCTGCGCACGGTCACGACCAGCCCGCTCGGGGTCAGTCGCAAGGCCGTGCGGGAACGGGGTCCACGCCCCTGGGCCGGGCTGTTGATCGGCCTGGGCCTGGTCTCCTTCGTCGCCGTGCGCCCGGTGCTGGGCCGGATGGACGGGAACGACGTGTTGTGGGGCTGGGTTCTGCCACTGCTGCTCCTGGCGGGTGGGCTCGCCGCGATGGTCGGCGTGGTCGTCGGCACCGGCTGGATCTCGCACACCTGCGGGCGTCTGCTGCACCGGCACGCCCGCGGCGCGTCGGCGCTGCTCGCGGCGGGCCGGCTGATGGCCGACCCCTGGGCGGGCAGCCGGACGTTCGCGGCGCTGCTGGCCGCCGTGATCTTCGGTGCCGGCGCGGCGGCGCAGCGTGCGTACTTCGCCGTGCAGGACCAGGTGGATCGGGAACAGAGCCGCCTCGCCGGCGTGGACGCGGACATCAACCCCTTTTATCTGTCGACAATGGACCTCGTCGACGCGGCGGTGGCCGTGGCGGTGCTGATCGCGGCGGGTGGGTTGATCGTCGCGCTGGTCGAGGGGATCGTCGCCCGCCGACGCGCCTACGCCGCGCTGGTGGCCACCGGCGTGCCCCGCGGCACGCTGAGCGGATCGGTGGCCTGGCAGGCGCTGACCCCGGCGGTGCCGGCGATCCTGCTGGCGCTCACCGTCGGGGCGCTGCTCGGCCGAGGACTCTTCCCCAGCGTCAGCACGGGCGGGTCGTCGACGATGGTGTGCGACGCCACGGCGGCGCTCTGCGCCGATCCGGCGACCCGCGACCAGTACACCCGGATCGTGCAGATCGCCGAGGCGGAGCGGGTGATCCCCGTACCCCTGGAGCAGTTGGCCTGGCTCGGCGCCGGCGCCCTGGCGGCGGTGCTGGTGACGGTCGGCGTCGGCCTGCTCTTCCTGCGGGTGAGCACGGCGGTGGACGAGCTGCGGACGGCCTGA
- a CDS encoding ABC transporter ATP-binding protein, with translation MTQLQARGVVRAYGPTPALRGVTLDVAEGEIVAVTGPSGCGKSTLLHCLAGILRPDAGEVTWRGQRIDTWPEAARSRLRRTEFGVLFQFGQLVAELTAAENVALPLLLAGTGRREARTAALTWLERFGVADLADLRPGEMSGGQQQRCATARALVTEPWVLFADEPTGALDTLTGEQVLTQLVRLAREQRTAVVLVTHEPRIAAYADREIVLRDGVVDHTGLGLDVPLAGGAR, from the coding sequence GTGACGCAACTCCAGGCTCGCGGCGTGGTTCGGGCGTACGGCCCGACACCCGCCCTGCGCGGTGTGACGCTCGACGTGGCCGAGGGCGAGATCGTCGCGGTCACCGGTCCGAGTGGCTGCGGCAAGTCGACCCTGCTGCACTGCCTGGCCGGGATCCTCCGGCCCGACGCGGGCGAGGTCACCTGGCGCGGCCAGCGGATCGACACCTGGCCGGAGGCGGCCCGGTCCCGGTTGCGGCGCACCGAGTTCGGCGTGCTGTTCCAATTCGGCCAGCTCGTGGCCGAGCTGACCGCTGCCGAGAACGTGGCCCTGCCCCTGCTCCTCGCCGGCACGGGGCGGCGAGAGGCACGGACGGCGGCGCTCACCTGGCTGGAACGGTTCGGGGTGGCCGACCTGGCCGACCTCCGGCCGGGCGAGATGTCCGGCGGTCAGCAGCAGCGGTGCGCCACCGCGCGGGCGTTGGTCACCGAACCGTGGGTGCTCTTCGCCGACGAGCCGACCGGCGCGCTGGACACGCTCACCGGCGAGCAGGTGCTCACCCAGCTCGTACGCCTGGCCCGGGAGCAACGCACCGCTGTCGTGCTGGTCACCCACGAGCCGCGGATCGCCGCGTACGCCGATCGGGAGATCGTGCTGCGCGACGGCGTGGTGGACCACACCGGCCTGGGGCTCGACGTGCCGTTGGCGGGCGGCGCCCGGTGA